Proteins encoded by one window of Chondromyces crocatus:
- a CDS encoding CotH kinase family protein: MRCHPLATLPFLLTFALLPAACGEGTPSDGGAGHAGEGGAGGDTNPTGPGGSGGSGGSGPLADPAAPLFAGTSIPRFEITMTQESLDELSATPYEYVKGDLTVELDGETIALQNIGVRIKGRAGSFRSLDQKTAFLLKFDKFTKKQRFLGLEKLAINNMVQDPSMIHERVGYPLFHAMDVPAPRSAHATLHVNGEPFGLYAPVESTDNPGFLNTWFGSDKGNLYEGEYGSDLFVGLEGSFDQDNGDDIGFADLTELAQALDGMTNPDTFLTDVAPHIDVDEYLRFAATELYIGHWDGYANWRNNYFIYRRPSDDRWLFIPWGIDQTFSDHLDPFAAYGRIQEMCVASTPCRQRLAQTYEEVIARAAELDLVAQATALEPFLWDAVLDDHRKEVSDDAVASSIAATIHFLRNRPDSVQERLVCVDPSAIDADQDGFSGCGEDCNDNDPSVYPGAPEQCNLRDDDCDGVWDNDPSCPQCVTEAAPGGGTLAFCFQPRTWAAAEADCVAQGGHLISLHDQATRNLVVSRVNTIGGGTWWIGLHDQAQEGTFVWTDGSPLDYTDWASGEPNNYADDEHCVHLTGGGQWNDLFCTSDGRYVCRLP; the protein is encoded by the coding sequence ATGCGGTGTCATCCCCTTGCAACCTTGCCCTTCCTCCTCACCTTCGCCCTCCTGCCCGCCGCCTGCGGCGAAGGCACGCCTTCGGACGGCGGCGCAGGCCACGCCGGGGAAGGCGGTGCCGGCGGCGACACCAACCCGACCGGTCCCGGCGGCTCGGGTGGCTCCGGCGGCTCGGGCCCGCTCGCGGACCCTGCCGCGCCACTCTTCGCGGGCACGAGCATCCCGCGCTTCGAGATCACCATGACGCAGGAGAGCCTCGACGAACTCTCCGCGACGCCCTACGAATACGTGAAGGGCGACCTCACCGTCGAACTCGACGGCGAGACCATTGCGCTGCAGAACATCGGCGTCCGGATCAAGGGCAGAGCGGGCTCCTTCCGCTCCCTCGACCAGAAGACGGCATTCCTGCTCAAATTCGACAAATTCACCAAGAAGCAGCGGTTCCTCGGCCTGGAGAAGCTCGCCATCAACAACATGGTGCAGGACCCGAGCATGATCCACGAGCGCGTGGGCTACCCCCTCTTCCACGCCATGGACGTCCCCGCCCCGCGCTCGGCCCACGCGACGCTCCACGTCAATGGCGAGCCCTTCGGCCTGTACGCCCCCGTCGAGTCCACCGACAACCCCGGCTTCCTGAACACCTGGTTCGGAAGCGACAAGGGCAACCTGTACGAAGGCGAATACGGCAGCGACCTCTTCGTCGGGCTGGAGGGCAGCTTCGATCAGGACAACGGCGACGACATCGGCTTTGCCGACCTCACCGAGCTCGCCCAGGCCCTCGACGGGATGACCAACCCGGACACCTTCCTCACCGACGTCGCGCCTCACATCGACGTCGACGAATACCTGCGGTTCGCCGCCACCGAGCTGTACATCGGCCACTGGGATGGCTACGCCAACTGGCGGAACAATTACTTCATCTATCGCCGCCCCTCCGACGACCGCTGGCTCTTCATCCCCTGGGGCATCGATCAGACCTTCAGCGACCACCTCGATCCCTTCGCCGCGTACGGCAGGATCCAGGAGATGTGCGTCGCGTCCACGCCCTGCCGCCAGCGGCTCGCCCAGACCTACGAGGAGGTCATCGCGCGCGCCGCGGAGCTCGACCTGGTGGCGCAAGCGACGGCGCTCGAACCGTTCCTCTGGGATGCCGTGCTCGACGACCATCGCAAGGAGGTCAGCGACGACGCCGTCGCCTCCAGCATCGCCGCGACCATCCACTTCCTCAGGAACCGCCCCGACAGCGTCCAGGAGCGGCTGGTCTGCGTCGACCCCTCTGCCATCGACGCAGACCAGGACGGCTTCTCCGGCTGCGGCGAGGACTGCAACGACAATGACCCCAGCGTGTACCCGGGGGCTCCCGAGCAGTGCAATCTCCGTGACGACGACTGCGATGGCGTATGGGACAACGATCCCTCCTGCCCCCAGTGCGTCACCGAGGCCGCTCCCGGCGGGGGCACCCTTGCCTTCTGCTTCCAGCCGCGCACTTGGGCCGCTGCCGAAGCCGACTGCGTCGCCCAGGGGGGACACCTGATCTCTTTGCACGACCAGGCGACCCGCAACCTCGTCGTCTCCCGCGTCAACACCATCGGCGGGGGCACCTGGTGGATCGGCCTCCACGACCAGGCCCAGGAAGGGACCTTCGTCTGGACCGACGGCTCACCGCTCGACTACACCGACTGGGCCTCGGGCGAGCCGAACAACTACGCCGACGACGAGCACTGCGTCCACCTGACGGGTGGAGGCCAGTGGAACGACCTCTTCTGCACCTCCGACGGTCGCTACGTCTGCAGGCTCCCCTGA
- a CDS encoding siderophore-interacting protein: MSLSERVFRRGPFPVKFRLLEVQRVTRITPRMARVTLGGAELEGFQSDGADDHVKVALPVDGEREIAVPTIGPGGLVFPEGKPRPVLRDYTPRRHDAAAGELDLDFVIHGDGPATSWAAQAKPGDRIGVGGPRGSLVVAKDFDWYLLAGDETALPAIGRRLEELPAGSRAIVFVEVEDEGEEQRFVTQADVQVTWLHRRGAEAGTTELLEKAIRALSWPSGDGFVWVAAESGTVRTIRDHLRDERGVNKDWMRAVGYWKRGVSDHHDG; this comes from the coding sequence ATGTCCCTGTCCGAACGTGTGTTTCGGCGTGGTCCCTTTCCGGTCAAGTTTCGCCTTCTCGAGGTCCAGCGGGTCACGCGGATCACGCCGCGCATGGCGCGGGTGACGCTCGGCGGTGCGGAACTGGAAGGGTTCCAGAGCGATGGGGCCGACGATCACGTGAAGGTCGCACTTCCGGTCGATGGAGAACGCGAGATCGCGGTGCCGACCATCGGGCCAGGAGGGCTGGTCTTTCCCGAAGGGAAGCCGCGCCCGGTGCTGCGCGATTACACGCCCCGCCGTCACGACGCCGCAGCGGGAGAGCTCGACCTCGATTTCGTCATTCACGGAGACGGGCCCGCGACGAGCTGGGCGGCGCAGGCGAAGCCAGGGGACCGGATCGGTGTGGGAGGGCCGCGGGGGTCGCTGGTGGTGGCGAAGGATTTCGACTGGTACTTGCTCGCAGGCGACGAGACGGCGCTGCCCGCCATCGGGCGGCGGCTGGAGGAGCTGCCTGCGGGGAGCCGCGCCATCGTGTTCGTGGAGGTGGAGGATGAGGGCGAGGAGCAGCGCTTCGTGACCCAGGCCGACGTGCAGGTCACCTGGCTGCACCGCCGTGGGGCGGAGGCGGGGACGACGGAGCTGCTCGAGAAGGCCATCCGTGCGCTGTCATGGCCGTCTGGCGATGGCTTCGTGTGGGTGGCGGCAGAGAGCGGAACGGTGCGAACGATCCGCGACCACCTGCGCGACGAGCGCGGCGTGAACAAGGACTGGATGCGGGCGGTGGGGTACTGGAAGCGCGGCGTGTCCGATCATCACGACGGCTGA
- a CDS encoding pectin acetylesterase-family hydrolase, which produces MQRNVLMGLGFLAMTAASSTAGASAIIEGALGAIVDGGNNYNWQKVEAPGAVCGDGSQYKFFVRTTSSPNVLFFLEGGGACWDYDTCSGRAGLLGAANPNGISDDYMQQFTAKYVSPLVNGADPGLPGRSRTDLPTKDWNIVYLPYCTGDVHVGKNVATYTDPTGAEPPLRWHHNGYENTIAAAKYAKSRFPNVQKLLVTGFSAGGTATAAGYHFVRQIIAPQKGYSLNDSGPIYPAAGTGSNSKPLHNRIRQSWALDSVFTGLPSGFTPNDMGTINKAVAQAHPNDQFAYTAYTRDYNYSRFSYERFYTPNNQEAVLTRWKQDQDSLVNQLKAHSNFSYFIPHHREINASHCSTIITFIGSHACERMEKKTFWESFELPWGQSWKCRSEMVSMDTFLRRFLNENKVVRVYEPENWYNNEDPGMGIVGPLINAALGG; this is translated from the coding sequence ATGCAGCGTAATGTCCTGATGGGTCTCGGGTTCCTGGCAATGACGGCGGCGTCGAGCACCGCGGGCGCGTCCGCGATCATCGAGGGTGCACTGGGCGCGATCGTCGACGGCGGCAACAACTACAACTGGCAGAAAGTGGAAGCACCTGGGGCCGTCTGCGGCGACGGCTCCCAGTACAAATTCTTCGTCAGGACCACGAGCTCTCCGAACGTGCTGTTCTTCCTCGAAGGAGGCGGCGCTTGCTGGGACTACGACACGTGCAGCGGCCGCGCCGGCCTTCTGGGCGCCGCGAATCCGAACGGAATCAGTGACGATTACATGCAGCAATTCACGGCGAAGTACGTGTCGCCCCTCGTCAATGGTGCCGACCCTGGCCTCCCGGGGCGTAGCCGCACCGACCTGCCCACGAAGGACTGGAACATCGTCTACCTGCCGTATTGCACGGGTGACGTGCACGTCGGCAAGAACGTCGCCACGTACACGGACCCGACGGGCGCGGAGCCGCCGCTCCGGTGGCACCACAACGGCTACGAAAACACCATTGCCGCTGCCAAGTACGCCAAGTCCCGGTTCCCCAACGTGCAGAAGCTCCTCGTCACCGGCTTCAGCGCCGGCGGCACGGCGACGGCTGCTGGCTATCACTTCGTCCGCCAGATCATCGCCCCTCAGAAGGGCTATTCGCTGAACGACTCGGGCCCCATCTACCCCGCCGCCGGTACGGGCAGCAACTCGAAGCCGCTGCACAACAGGATCCGTCAGTCGTGGGCGCTCGACTCCGTGTTCACGGGGCTCCCCTCCGGCTTCACGCCGAACGACATGGGCACCATCAACAAGGCCGTGGCCCAGGCCCACCCGAACGACCAGTTCGCCTACACCGCCTACACGCGCGACTACAACTACTCACGCTTCTCCTACGAGCGCTTCTACACGCCGAACAACCAGGAGGCGGTGCTCACGCGCTGGAAGCAGGACCAGGACTCGCTGGTCAACCAGCTCAAGGCGCACAGCAACTTCAGCTACTTCATCCCGCATCACCGCGAGATCAACGCCAGCCATTGCAGCACGATCATCACCTTCATCGGCAGCCATGCGTGTGAGCGGATGGAGAAGAAGACGTTCTGGGAGAGCTTCGAGCTGCCCTGGGGCCAGAGCTGGAAGTGTCGCAGCGAGATGGTCTCGATGGACACCTTCCTCCGCCGCTTCCTCAACGAGAACAAGGTCGTCCGCGTCTACGAGCCCGAGAACTGGTACAACAACGAGGATCCCGGCATGGGCATCGTCGGGCCGCTCATCAACGCCGCACTCGGCGGCTGA